The following are encoded together in the Arthrobacter sp. Y-9 genome:
- a CDS encoding ABC transporter ATP-binding protein, whose protein sequence is MSLLVSLREVTKSVTLPDDTELHILKGISLDLHEGDRLAVVGRSGGGKSTLLNLLGLLDVPTSGELEFLGLPAQRMSEARRARIRGESVGFVFQQFNLLPERTALENVMTPLYYASGRSFWRRRELALRLLDRVGLAARADVKPVRLSGGEQQRVAIARALVRRPRLILADEPTGALDVETGQSVMSLLEEVAEETSAALVTITHDRAVADRSAWRLHLDAGVLSGDENVAPEEGLVTA, encoded by the coding sequence ATGAGTCTGCTGGTCAGCCTGCGGGAGGTCACCAAGTCGGTGACGCTGCCCGATGACACCGAGCTCCACATTCTCAAAGGCATCTCACTGGACCTCCACGAAGGCGACCGTCTCGCCGTCGTCGGGCGGTCGGGAGGGGGGAAGTCGACGCTGCTCAATCTCCTGGGACTGCTCGATGTCCCGACGAGCGGTGAGCTCGAGTTCCTGGGTCTCCCGGCGCAGCGTATGAGCGAAGCCCGCCGGGCCCGGATCCGCGGGGAGAGCGTGGGATTCGTGTTTCAGCAGTTCAACCTCCTGCCGGAGCGCACCGCCCTGGAGAACGTCATGACGCCGTTGTACTACGCGTCGGGGCGGTCCTTCTGGCGCCGCCGCGAACTGGCCCTGCGGCTCTTGGACCGGGTGGGACTGGCCGCCCGTGCCGACGTGAAGCCCGTGCGGCTTTCGGGCGGTGAGCAGCAGCGCGTGGCGATCGCCAGGGCCCTGGTGCGCCGCCCGCGCCTCATCCTCGCCGATGAACCGACAGGTGCGCTCGACGTCGAGACCGGGCAATCCGTCATGAGCCTGCTGGAGGAGGTCGCCGAGGAGACCTCGGCCGCGCTCGTGACGATCACGCACGACCGCGCCGTGGCGGACCGTTCGGCCTGGCGACTGCACTTGGACGCCGGGGTTCTCTCCGGGGACGAGAATGTGGCGCCCGAGGAAGGGCTGGTGACGGCATGA
- a CDS encoding DUF4032 domain-containing protein — protein MSENTPSNGAQWHDEPTDYDQVGKLPRAEAASVDEAPSGPVGSLNITAASADPELLDLPWHIALEEWPQANLAALPRGISRHVVRFAHLGGTVIAIKETSEHVARHEYHMLRKLARLDVPAVEPVAVITGRTTPDGRPLNPCLVTRHLKFSMPYRALFSQMLRKDTLTRLIDALALLLVRLHLVGFYWGDVSLSNTLFRRDAGAFAAYLVDAETGELYPDLSTGQREYDLEIARVNIAGELMDLLDGELIDELVDPVATSERIMESYRRLWDELTAKESFELGERWRVGARIRRLNELGFDVEEYAIKTTADGSTIQLQPKVVDAGHHQRRLLRLTGLDAQENQARRLLNDMDAYRADNYPGQDEEISAHAWVSQVFEPIVRSIPRELSGKLEPAEVVHEVLEHRWYMTEKRNQHVPMAEALQSYIDDVLRHRRDEATLLLNPDTDLIKVLEAGVIKADDDDEDYED, from the coding sequence ATGAGTGAGAACACGCCCTCCAACGGGGCACAGTGGCACGACGAGCCCACCGACTACGATCAGGTGGGAAAGCTGCCCCGTGCCGAGGCGGCGAGCGTGGACGAGGCGCCCTCGGGGCCCGTCGGCTCTCTGAACATCACCGCGGCCAGTGCGGACCCTGAGCTGCTGGACCTGCCATGGCACATCGCCCTGGAGGAGTGGCCGCAGGCGAACCTCGCGGCCCTCCCCCGCGGCATCTCCCGCCACGTGGTGCGGTTCGCCCACCTGGGCGGCACGGTGATCGCCATCAAGGAGACCAGCGAGCACGTGGCGCGCCACGAGTACCACATGCTCCGCAAGCTGGCCCGGCTGGACGTCCCGGCCGTGGAACCGGTGGCCGTGATCACCGGCCGCACCACCCCCGACGGGCGGCCCCTCAACCCCTGCCTGGTGACCCGGCATCTGAAGTTCTCCATGCCGTACCGGGCGCTCTTCTCCCAGATGCTCCGCAAGGACACCCTGACGCGCCTCATCGACGCCCTGGCGCTGCTCCTGGTCCGGCTTCACCTCGTGGGGTTCTACTGGGGCGACGTGTCCCTCTCGAACACCCTGTTCCGCCGCGACGCGGGCGCGTTCGCCGCCTACCTCGTGGACGCGGAGACCGGCGAGCTGTACCCGGACCTGTCCACCGGCCAGCGCGAGTACGACCTCGAGATCGCCCGCGTCAACATCGCCGGTGAGCTCATGGACCTGCTGGACGGCGAACTGATCGACGAGCTCGTGGACCCCGTGGCCACGAGCGAGCGGATCATGGAGTCCTACCGCCGGCTCTGGGACGAGCTGACGGCCAAGGAGTCCTTCGAGCTGGGCGAACGCTGGCGCGTGGGCGCCCGCATCCGCCGCCTGAACGAGCTGGGCTTCGATGTGGAGGAATACGCCATCAAGACGACGGCGGACGGCTCCACCATCCAGCTGCAGCCGAAAGTGGTCGACGCCGGTCACCACCAGCGGCGCCTGCTGCGCCTCACCGGCCTGGACGCTCAGGAGAACCAGGCCCGCCGGCTCCTGAACGACATGGACGCCTACCGGGCCGACAACTACCCCGGCCAGGACGAGGAGATCAGCGCCCACGCCTGGGTCTCCCAGGTCTTCGAGCCGATCGTCCGCTCGATCCCGCGCGAGCTCTCCGGCAAGCTGGAACCGGCCGAAGTGGTCCACGAGGTCCTCGAGCACCGCTGGTACATGACGGAGAAGCGCAATCAGCACGTCCCCATGGCGGAGGCCCTGCAGTCCTACATCGACGACGTGCTGCGTCACCGGCGGGACGAGGCCACCTTGCTCCTGAACCCGGACACCGACCTGATCAAGGTCCTGGAGGCCGGCGTCATCAAGGCGGACGACGACGATGAGGACTACGAGGACTGA
- a CDS encoding site-specific integrase: MADVSRRCGCRDESGKQFTAGRPCPKLKDPRHGTWGYRVSAGTVADPQPGKPEHRKRRYLSGSGYERRKDAQEALERALRAYRGQGDQFFNQTTVADYMAAWLDRLERDGEHKPTTIYMYRTYTDAHIVPTLGEKRLTALKRADVAHFIDTLRAKTVTGQDYRPRPLGAVTVRRVVACLSSALGDAMRRGLIESNPAVQHELPAAERPRVTVWERADAIRFLEEARTTRLGPLFEFAISTGLRRGEICGLRWADVDLAQGRLTVNVNLVEVNGRVTEGAPKTKAGARTVLLSPDVVDLLTLVRTRTEMERAEWGDHYADSGRVFVHEDGTQLRPGHPSKWMERAVKRLGLPPAHFHSLRHQYASIQIDMGTELTLLSKMMGHSNIAITSNTYSHLFEERERKQAAAVSAWLRPSPETV, from the coding sequence ATGGCTGATGTGAGCCGGCGGTGCGGTTGCCGGGACGAGAGCGGGAAGCAGTTCACCGCGGGGCGGCCCTGCCCCAAACTGAAGGACCCGCGGCACGGCACATGGGGTTACCGGGTCAGCGCCGGCACCGTGGCGGACCCGCAGCCTGGGAAGCCTGAACACCGGAAGCGCCGCTACCTCTCGGGTAGCGGCTATGAGCGGCGGAAGGACGCGCAGGAAGCCCTAGAGCGGGCCCTGAGGGCCTATCGCGGACAAGGTGACCAGTTCTTCAATCAGACCACCGTTGCCGACTACATGGCTGCCTGGCTTGACCGGCTTGAACGGGACGGCGAGCACAAGCCGACCACCATCTACATGTACCGGACCTACACGGACGCACACATCGTCCCGACACTGGGTGAAAAGCGGCTCACGGCGCTCAAACGCGCGGATGTCGCGCACTTCATCGACACGCTCCGGGCCAAGACAGTGACAGGGCAGGACTATCGACCGCGGCCCCTTGGGGCTGTGACAGTACGCCGAGTCGTCGCGTGTCTGTCCAGTGCGCTCGGGGACGCGATGCGCCGAGGCCTTATCGAGTCGAACCCCGCGGTTCAGCACGAGCTTCCCGCAGCAGAGCGACCGAGGGTCACCGTGTGGGAGCGGGCTGACGCGATCCGTTTCCTCGAAGAAGCCCGCACCACGCGTCTCGGCCCTCTGTTCGAGTTCGCAATCAGTACCGGTCTTCGGCGAGGTGAAATCTGCGGTCTCCGCTGGGCCGATGTGGACCTAGCTCAGGGGCGCCTCACGGTGAACGTCAACCTTGTCGAGGTGAATGGGCGGGTGACGGAAGGCGCACCGAAGACGAAGGCCGGCGCCCGGACCGTGCTCCTGTCGCCGGACGTCGTTGATCTCCTGACGCTTGTTCGGACCCGCACGGAGATGGAACGCGCGGAGTGGGGCGATCACTACGCGGACAGTGGGAGGGTCTTTGTCCACGAGGACGGCACGCAGCTCCGCCCGGGGCATCCGTCCAAGTGGATGGAGCGAGCGGTCAAGCGTCTGGGTCTGCCGCCTGCCCACTTCCACAGCTTGCGGCACCAGTACGCGTCCATCCAGATCGACATGGGCACTGAGCTGACACTCCTGTCGAAGATGATGGGTCACTCGAATATCGCCATCACTTCGAACACGTACAGCCATCTGTTCGAGGAGCGTGAGAGAAAGCAGGCGGCGGCGGTTTCGGCATGGCTGAGGCCGTCTCCTGAAACGGTGTGA
- the ugpC gene encoding sn-glycerol-3-phosphate ABC transporter ATP-binding protein UgpC — translation MATVTYDNATRLYPGTNKPAVDKLNIQIEDGEFLVLVGPSGCGKSTSLRMLAGLEDVNSGRILIGDRDVTDVPPKDRDIAMVFQNYALYPHMTVADNMGFALKIAGVPKEERMTRVREAAKLLDLEQYLDRKPKALSGGQRQRVAMGRAIVRNPQVFLMDEPLSNLDAKLRVQTRTQIASLTRRLGVTTVYVTHDQTEAMTMGDRVAVLKDGLLQQIDTPRNLYDRPNNVFVAGFIGSPAMNLLELPVVGDGVQFGGTVYPVPHSVLEDATGKTVTLGVRPEDLETAPEGEGLQVEADVVEELGADAYVYGHTTLDGKRHDITARVDGRRPPLKGDTIWVRPQQGHVHLFDTKTGERLGD, via the coding sequence GTGGCTACAGTTACCTATGACAACGCAACCCGGCTGTACCCGGGGACCAACAAGCCCGCCGTTGACAAGCTCAACATCCAGATCGAAGATGGCGAATTCCTCGTTCTGGTCGGCCCGTCCGGCTGTGGCAAGTCCACCTCCCTGCGCATGCTCGCAGGCCTTGAGGATGTGAACTCCGGCCGGATCCTGATCGGCGACCGTGACGTCACCGACGTCCCGCCGAAGGACCGTGACATCGCGATGGTGTTCCAGAACTACGCGCTGTACCCGCACATGACCGTGGCGGACAACATGGGCTTCGCCCTGAAGATCGCCGGTGTGCCGAAGGAAGAGCGCATGACCCGCGTTCGCGAGGCCGCCAAGCTCCTCGACCTCGAGCAGTACCTGGACCGCAAGCCGAAGGCCCTCTCCGGTGGTCAGCGTCAGCGTGTCGCCATGGGCCGCGCCATCGTGCGTAACCCGCAGGTGTTCCTCATGGATGAGCCGCTCTCCAACCTGGATGCCAAGCTCCGTGTCCAGACCCGTACCCAGATCGCGTCCCTGACCCGTCGTCTCGGCGTCACCACGGTCTACGTGACCCACGACCAGACCGAAGCCATGACCATGGGTGACCGTGTGGCAGTGCTCAAGGACGGCCTGCTGCAGCAGATCGACACCCCGCGCAACCTGTACGACCGCCCGAACAACGTCTTCGTCGCCGGCTTCATCGGCTCCCCGGCCATGAACCTGCTGGAACTGCCCGTCGTCGGTGACGGCGTCCAGTTCGGCGGCACCGTGTACCCCGTCCCGCACAGCGTCCTCGAGGACGCCACCGGCAAGACGGTCACCCTGGGTGTCCGTCCGGAGGACCTGGAGACCGCTCCCGAGGGCGAGGGCCTGCAGGTCGAGGCCGACGTCGTCGAGGAGCTCGGCGCCGACGCCTACGTCTACGGCCACACCACGCTGGACGGCAAGCGCCATGACATCACGGCACGCGTCGACGGCCGCCGTCCCCCGCTGAAGGGCGACACCATCTGGGTCCGCCCGCAGCAGGGCCACGTGCACCTGTTCGACACCAAGACCGGCGAGCGCCTGGGCGACTAG
- a CDS encoding thioredoxin domain-containing protein, translating to MSPSNEPRPSKAERTAQAREQARIIREQQVKKEKRNKLLLIWGVVVAAVLVVAIVIWAIMANNANNAPIPDSGSTPANANIHGGVILTKDGVAAQTAAQVNTATLPAQPTAAPSQGASAKAPGVEAEAGKPVKVVAYVDFICPVCKNFETTYGSLLDENVKSGKITVEYRPIGLLDSRSTTNYSSRAAAAAACVLNVSPDKYPAYFKALFDKQPAEGGAGLTNDQLKSIAQEVGAKDIATCVDERTYRPFVKVATMEATAVGVNGTPTIFVDGKQYGVGDSANVQFPDMITQAIAAKTAKK from the coding sequence ATGAGCCCTTCTAATGAACCGCGCCCCAGCAAGGCCGAACGTACCGCGCAGGCCCGTGAGCAGGCCCGCATCATCCGTGAACAGCAGGTGAAGAAGGAGAAGCGGAACAAGCTTCTGCTCATCTGGGGTGTGGTGGTCGCCGCCGTGCTCGTGGTCGCGATCGTCATCTGGGCCATCATGGCCAACAACGCGAACAACGCGCCCATCCCGGACTCCGGCAGCACCCCCGCCAACGCCAACATCCACGGCGGCGTGATCCTGACGAAGGACGGCGTGGCCGCTCAGACGGCGGCTCAGGTCAACACCGCGACGCTGCCTGCTCAGCCGACGGCCGCGCCGAGCCAGGGCGCCTCTGCGAAGGCCCCGGGTGTCGAGGCGGAAGCCGGCAAGCCGGTCAAGGTGGTCGCCTACGTCGACTTCATCTGCCCCGTCTGCAAGAACTTCGAGACCACGTACGGCTCGCTCCTGGACGAGAACGTGAAGAGCGGCAAGATCACGGTGGAGTACCGCCCGATCGGTCTGCTCGACTCTCGCTCGACCACCAACTACTCCTCCCGTGCCGCCGCCGCAGCGGCCTGTGTCCTGAACGTGTCCCCGGACAAGTACCCGGCGTACTTCAAGGCCCTGTTCGACAAGCAGCCCGCCGAGGGCGGCGCCGGTCTGACCAATGACCAGCTGAAGTCGATCGCGCAAGAGGTCGGCGCGAAGGACATCGCCACCTGCGTGGACGAGCGCACGTACCGCCCGTTCGTGAAGGTCGCCACCATGGAGGCCACCGCGGTGGGCGTGAACGGCACCCCGACCATCTTCGTGGACGGCAAGCAGTACGGCGTCGGCGACTCCGCGAACGTTCAGTTCCCGGACATGATCACCCAGGCGATCGCCGCGAAGACCGCCAAGAAGTAA
- a CDS encoding ABC transporter permease — translation MTSLLAAILEAWHELRVHKVRVLLSLIGVAASVAALTGVLGMGDAVREGMKDQAERTGGRGATLSVSFYAESGQVAASQSDPLMKKMTERYRLDKVSRISHGQLSVQFPRGVEPIEATVVDPAYATILRTTVVHGRWFTADDAQRLAPAVIVNENAWRQLGSPPLSRRPGVTLYQNGAQSAVVVGVARSQWPEEPPSAYLLSGDGKRPGMGDERPEYRVWVDPSQADQLRQALEADLGAQLPGAAASVHRMDYLAYGDPLASLQWAVAGVAAVILLLGALGMLTVALVTVKYRVREIGIRRSFGATSGRIFVGVMMESLVATTVAGLLGVMLAVAVVKNPWVESNLAPGLDAYPPFPLGAALIGMGAAIVVGALAGAIPALIAIRVKVIDAIRF, via the coding sequence ATGACCTCGTTGCTGGCGGCCATCCTCGAGGCCTGGCATGAACTCCGTGTCCACAAGGTCAGGGTGCTGCTCTCCTTGATCGGCGTCGCAGCTTCCGTCGCGGCTCTGACCGGTGTCCTCGGGATGGGCGATGCGGTCCGGGAAGGGATGAAGGATCAGGCCGAACGGACTGGGGGACGTGGGGCCACTCTGAGCGTGAGCTTCTACGCGGAATCGGGCCAGGTCGCGGCGTCGCAGAGTGACCCCCTCATGAAAAAGATGACGGAGCGCTACAGGCTGGACAAGGTCTCCCGGATCTCTCACGGTCAGCTGAGCGTCCAGTTCCCGCGGGGCGTCGAGCCGATTGAGGCGACCGTGGTGGATCCCGCGTATGCCACGATCCTCCGCACCACGGTGGTGCACGGCCGCTGGTTCACGGCCGACGACGCGCAGCGGCTGGCGCCGGCGGTGATCGTCAATGAGAACGCGTGGAGGCAGTTGGGTTCCCCGCCGCTGTCCCGGCGGCCGGGCGTGACGCTCTACCAGAACGGCGCGCAGAGCGCCGTGGTCGTGGGGGTGGCACGGTCCCAATGGCCGGAGGAGCCGCCGTCGGCGTATCTCCTCAGCGGCGACGGGAAGAGGCCCGGCATGGGAGACGAGCGTCCGGAGTACCGGGTGTGGGTGGACCCGTCCCAGGCGGATCAGCTCCGGCAGGCTCTGGAAGCCGATCTGGGGGCGCAACTTCCCGGGGCCGCCGCCTCAGTGCACCGGATGGATTACCTGGCGTACGGCGACCCCCTGGCGTCGTTGCAATGGGCCGTGGCAGGAGTGGCGGCGGTGATCCTGCTGCTGGGCGCCCTGGGCATGCTCACCGTGGCGCTGGTGACGGTGAAGTACCGCGTCCGGGAGATCGGCATCCGGCGGAGCTTCGGGGCCACGTCCGGCCGGATCTTCGTGGGGGTCATGATGGAGTCCCTGGTCGCGACGACCGTCGCGGGGCTGCTGGGTGTCATGCTCGCCGTCGCCGTGGTGAAGAATCCCTGGGTGGAGTCGAACCTCGCACCGGGACTGGACGCCTATCCGCCCTTCCCCCTGGGAGCCGCCCTGATCGGCATGGGCGCCGCCATCGTGGTGGGCGCACTCGCCGGGGCGATCCCCGCGCTCATCGCCATCAGGGTGAAGGTCATCGACGCCATCCGGTTCTGA
- a CDS encoding trehalose-6-phosphate synthase: MHAEDNSSTAGESSRQFDFVVVANRLPVDRVVDDDGGAHWRRSPGGLVTALAPVMQGADGAWVGWHGAPDETVEPFTHGDTDIVPVALSTEDVELYYEGFSNATLWPLYHDVTARPEFHRTWWDSYRRVNRRFAEATAKVAAPGATVWVQDYQLQLVPRLLRQIRPDVTIGFFNHIPFPPPEIFAQLPWRREVLEGLLGADLLGFQRTSDARNFVRAALRLTGASSARVTVEGKPQTGKSQSLMVDPGLPTAHLCVAEAFPISIDVGQIEALAKDPAVVDRARQIRHELGNPRTVLLGVDRLDYTKGIRHRLKAFEELLADGDLTVEEACLIQVASPSRERVDQYRRLREEIEGTVGHINGAFDTLGRTAVRYLHHSYPVEEMVALYLAADVMLVTALRDGMNLVAKEYVTARVDNTGALVLSEFTGAADQLKQAFLVNPHDIDGLKSAILAATTVSRPDAARRMRSMRRQVFTHDVQGWSTAFLDRLSDLTRAEGHRHE, encoded by the coding sequence GTGCACGCCGAGGACAACAGCAGTACCGCGGGGGAATCCTCGCGTCAGTTCGATTTTGTGGTGGTGGCCAACCGCCTGCCCGTGGACCGTGTGGTGGACGACGACGGCGGCGCGCACTGGCGCCGCTCCCCCGGCGGCCTCGTGACGGCCCTCGCCCCGGTCATGCAGGGCGCTGATGGCGCCTGGGTCGGGTGGCATGGCGCACCGGACGAGACGGTGGAACCCTTCACCCACGGGGACACGGACATCGTCCCGGTCGCCCTGAGCACCGAGGACGTGGAGCTCTACTACGAGGGCTTCTCCAACGCGACCCTCTGGCCGCTCTACCACGACGTCACGGCCCGCCCCGAGTTCCACCGCACCTGGTGGGACTCCTACCGCCGGGTGAACCGCCGCTTCGCCGAGGCCACCGCCAAGGTGGCCGCTCCGGGCGCGACGGTCTGGGTGCAGGACTACCAGCTCCAGCTCGTCCCGCGGCTGCTCCGGCAGATCCGCCCGGACGTGACGATCGGCTTCTTCAACCACATCCCGTTCCCGCCGCCGGAGATCTTCGCCCAGCTGCCCTGGCGCCGTGAGGTCCTCGAAGGCCTCCTGGGCGCCGATCTGCTCGGCTTCCAGCGCACGAGCGACGCACGGAACTTCGTCCGCGCCGCGCTCCGCCTGACCGGCGCCTCCTCGGCGCGAGTGACGGTGGAGGGCAAGCCGCAGACCGGCAAGTCCCAGTCCCTCATGGTCGACCCGGGCCTCCCCACCGCGCACCTCTGCGTGGCCGAGGCGTTCCCCATCTCGATCGACGTGGGCCAGATCGAGGCGCTCGCCAAGGATCCCGCCGTCGTGGACCGGGCCCGCCAGATCCGGCACGAACTCGGCAACCCGCGGACGGTCCTCCTGGGCGTGGACCGGCTGGACTACACCAAGGGCATCCGCCACCGCCTCAAAGCGTTCGAAGAACTCCTCGCGGACGGGGACCTCACCGTGGAGGAGGCATGCCTCATCCAGGTGGCCAGCCCCAGCCGCGAGCGCGTGGATCAGTACCGCCGGCTCCGTGAGGAGATCGAGGGCACGGTGGGCCACATCAACGGCGCCTTCGACACCCTGGGCCGCACCGCGGTCCGCTATCTGCACCACAGCTACCCGGTCGAGGAGATGGTGGCGCTGTACCTCGCGGCGGACGTCATGCTCGTCACGGCGCTGCGGGACGGCATGAACCTGGTGGCCAAGGAGTACGTGACGGCCCGCGTCGACAACACCGGCGCCCTGGTCCTGTCCGAGTTCACCGGCGCGGCGGATCAGCTCAAGCAGGCCTTCCTGGTCAACCCCCACGACATCGACGGGCTCAAGTCGGCCATCCTCGCGGCCACGACCGTGTCCCGCCCGGACGCGGCCCGCCGGATGCGGTCCATGCGCCGACAGGTCTTCACCCACGACGTCCAGGGCTGGTCCACGGCCTTCCTGGACCGGCTGTCCGACCTCACGCGGGCGGAGGGCCACCGGCATGAGTGA
- a CDS encoding beta-N-acetylhexosaminidase, which translates to MSSQHLITPAPRSTVTADGTLVLTSATQVVAGPGAEAVAGAFAGWLRAGTGWAVPVLTAATGGPVISFGIDSAHPDGSEAYTLTVDDDGVRLSAAHATGLFHASSSLRQLLPAALESGYTATPAEDIPLGHVEVRDAPRFAYRGIMLDVARSYYPIDEIRRLIDVMTRFKYNVLHLHLADDQSWRIELDTPEDNPTGIDFTELARIGKDGAVNREGWGLGPGRTGYYTKDDYRLIVAYAAERFVTVVPEFDVPGHVNSALAAIPELNPDGIATSPTATGEVGFSTLYNDNPLTRPFVAEVFRQLAELTPGPYLHLGGDEALVTSKEDFVAMVTDFAASVAATGKTVMGWNEYAQAELPSGAVIQYWDGDLEPTLRQVRENAARVVMSPGKGSYLDQKYVESDPIGLKWAAMGDWDLYYGWDPVRDGLEEDQVLGVEAPLWSETIRSLDEAHWLIYPRAIALAETAWSQAAAKDAPEFASRLGRLGERLVALGVTFRPSPDIEWNATPRDPFEGVDLSAVTALPENAGVAGAAGVAAAE; encoded by the coding sequence GTGTCATCTCAGCACCTCATCACCCCCGCACCCCGTTCCACCGTCACCGCCGACGGCACCCTCGTCCTCACGTCCGCTACCCAGGTGGTCGCGGGCCCCGGCGCCGAAGCCGTGGCCGGGGCCTTCGCCGGCTGGCTCCGTGCCGGCACCGGCTGGGCCGTCCCCGTCCTCACCGCCGCGACCGGCGGGCCGGTCATCAGCTTCGGGATCGACTCCGCCCACCCCGACGGGAGTGAGGCCTACACCCTGACCGTGGACGACGACGGCGTGCGGCTGAGTGCCGCACACGCCACGGGCCTGTTCCACGCGTCGTCGTCGCTGCGGCAGCTGCTGCCCGCCGCCCTGGAATCCGGCTACACCGCGACGCCGGCCGAAGACATCCCGCTCGGCCACGTCGAAGTCCGGGACGCTCCCCGTTTCGCGTACCGCGGCATCATGCTGGACGTGGCCCGCAGCTACTACCCGATCGACGAGATCCGCCGGCTGATCGACGTCATGACCCGGTTCAAGTACAACGTGCTCCACCTGCACCTGGCCGACGACCAGTCCTGGCGCATCGAGCTGGACACCCCGGAGGACAACCCCACCGGCATCGACTTCACCGAGCTCGCGCGCATCGGCAAGGACGGGGCGGTGAACCGTGAGGGCTGGGGCCTCGGCCCGGGCCGCACCGGGTATTACACCAAGGACGACTACCGCCTGATCGTGGCCTACGCGGCCGAGCGATTCGTCACAGTGGTCCCGGAATTCGACGTGCCGGGTCACGTGAACTCCGCGCTGGCCGCGATCCCGGAGCTGAACCCGGACGGGATCGCCACGAGCCCCACCGCCACGGGCGAGGTGGGTTTCTCCACCCTGTACAACGACAATCCGCTCACCCGCCCGTTCGTGGCCGAGGTGTTCCGGCAGCTGGCGGAGCTGACGCCCGGCCCGTACCTCCACCTCGGCGGCGACGAGGCCCTGGTCACCTCCAAGGAGGACTTCGTGGCCATGGTGACCGACTTCGCTGCGTCCGTGGCGGCCACCGGCAAGACGGTGATGGGCTGGAACGAGTACGCCCAGGCCGAGCTGCCCTCCGGCGCCGTCATCCAGTACTGGGACGGTGACCTGGAGCCCACGCTGCGTCAGGTCCGGGAGAACGCGGCCCGCGTGGTCATGTCCCCCGGCAAGGGCAGCTACCTGGACCAGAAGTACGTGGAATCGGACCCGATCGGCCTCAAGTGGGCGGCCATGGGCGACTGGGACCTCTACTACGGCTGGGATCCGGTCCGCGACGGGCTCGAGGAGGACCAGGTGCTGGGCGTCGAGGCGCCGCTCTGGAGCGAGACCATCCGGAGCCTGGACGAGGCCCACTGGCTGATCTACCCGCGGGCCATCGCTCTCGCGGAGACGGCCTGGAGCCAAGCCGCGGCGAAGGATGCGCCGGAGTTCGCCTCCCGCCTGGGCCGGCTGGGTGAGCGTCTCGTGGCGCTCGGCGTGACCTTCCGGCCCAGCCCGGACATCGAGTGGAACGCCACTCCGCGCGATCCGTTCGAAGGGGTCGATCTCTCCGCAGTCACCGCGCTGCCGGAGAACGCCGGCGTCGCGGGTGCTGCCGGCGTCGCCGCCGCGGAGTGA
- the otsB gene encoding trehalose-phosphatase: MSEPIWPEQTRGSLNAELRRAVEHLADAPQLLVALDFDGTLSPLVAHADEARPLPRAAAAFRRLSSLESTTTALVSGRSLASLRAVAQPTPDTLLVGSHGAEVWLGAGSAGLVLDPAQQALLEKVHQVLEEVAQVAPGCWVEEKPAGAVLHTRQATVEDAVDAEAAARHLLEREQGVHLMSGKRVLEASVVRSSKGEALDFLRTVLGPVTVLYAGDDTTDETAFARLDTNPGLPHPDLGVKVGEDFTAAQFRVPSPEGVADLLEILFSHRSRHQGDKGHNDLPY, from the coding sequence ATGAGTGAGCCCATCTGGCCCGAGCAGACGCGCGGCAGCCTGAACGCGGAGCTGCGCCGCGCCGTCGAGCATCTGGCCGACGCCCCGCAGCTGCTCGTGGCCCTGGACTTCGACGGCACCCTCTCCCCTCTGGTCGCTCACGCCGACGAGGCGCGCCCCCTCCCCCGCGCGGCCGCGGCGTTCCGCCGCCTCTCTTCGCTGGAGAGCACGACGACGGCGCTCGTCTCCGGCCGCTCCCTCGCGAGTCTGCGGGCCGTGGCTCAGCCCACGCCGGACACCCTGCTGGTCGGCAGCCATGGCGCGGAGGTCTGGCTCGGCGCCGGGAGCGCGGGCCTGGTGCTGGACCCGGCCCAGCAGGCCCTGCTGGAGAAGGTCCACCAGGTGCTCGAGGAGGTCGCCCAGGTGGCGCCCGGCTGCTGGGTGGAGGAGAAGCCGGCCGGCGCCGTGCTGCACACCCGCCAGGCCACGGTGGAGGACGCCGTGGACGCCGAGGCCGCGGCCCGTCATCTGCTCGAACGCGAGCAGGGCGTGCACCTCATGTCGGGCAAGCGCGTCCTGGAGGCGTCCGTGGTCCGCTCCTCGAAGGGCGAGGCCCTGGACTTCCTCCGCACGGTGCTCGGCCCGGTCACCGTGCTCTACGCCGGGGATGACACCACGGACGAGACCGCCTTCGCCCGCCTCGACACCAACCCCGGACTGCCCCACCCCGATCTGGGGGTGAAGGTCGGCGAGGACTTCACCGCCGCGCAGTTCCGCGTGCCCTCCCCCGAGGGGGTGGCGGACCTGCTGGAGATCCTGTTCAGCCACCGTTCACGTCATCAGGGAGACAAAGGTCACAACGATCTGCCATACTGA